In Musa acuminata AAA Group cultivar baxijiao chromosome BXJ2-8, Cavendish_Baxijiao_AAA, whole genome shotgun sequence, one genomic interval encodes:
- the LOC135618600 gene encoding myb-related protein MYBAS1-like — MCARRMVMVKEEMRRGPWTEQEDLQLAWFAALFGERRWDFIAKVSGLNRTGKSCRMRWVNYLHPSLKHGRMTPQEECLILELHSRWGNRWSRIARKLPGRTDNEIKNYWRTHMRKRAQEEKRSFSPSRTTTSTSPADDFPIGSEPRAEAAAGCQLSSSCMSLGLDEDSQGADWCSMDQAWNEMAMPEAIDGRSFEDCRESTTTAWPSSMPSPPMWECCTASLWKTDEEEEEELNGAAFGL, encoded by the exons ATGTGCGCGAGGAGAATGGTGATGGTGAAGGAGGAGATGCGAAGGGGACCGTGGACGGAGCAGGAGGACCTGCAACTGGCATGGTTTGCGGCCTTGTTCGGTGAACGTCGTTGGGATTTCATAGCCAAAGTCTCAG GTCTCAACAGAACGGGAAAGAGTTGCAGGATGCGGTGGGTTAATTACCTGCACCCCAGTCTCAAACACGGCCGCATGACCCCCCAAGAAGAGTGCCTCATTCTCGAGCTCCATTCTCGCTGGGGAAACAG GTGGTCTCGAATCGCACGTAAGCTTCCCGGCCGCACGgataacgagatcaagaactactggaggacTCACATGAGGAAGAGGGcacaagaagagaagagaagcttCTCGCCTTCGAGGACGACGACGTCGACGTCGCCTGCTGATGATTTCCCGATTGGAAGTGAACCGCGAGCGGAGGCTGCGGCGGGTTGTCAGCTCAGCAGCAGCTGCATGAGTCTGGGGCTCGATGAGGACAGCCAGGGTGCGGATTGGTGCTCCATGGATCAGGCGTGGAACGAGATGGCCATGCCTGAAGCAATCGATGGACGAAGTTTCGAGGATTGCAGGGAGAGTACTACTACTGCATGGCCCTCGTCGATGCCGTCTCCTCCTATGTGGGAATGCTGCACTGCCTCGCTGTGGAAgacggatgaggaggaggaggaggagctcaaCGGTGCAGCATTTGGTTTATGA